CCGAATACCAATGACTTCCGGGCAGGGGAGTTGCATTGCCCCTCTCTCGGTGCCGTGTGGACTATCAGCGAATCGATGAGCGAGAACATTCACTTCCCCCGATGCCTCCCGCGGGATCGCCGGCGGCGCGGCGGCGGATCCTCATCGTCGAGGACGATCCGGCGACCCGCGCGGGGCTCGAAGGCCTGCTCGGAGACGGCTCCTCCGACGTCGCGACGGCCGCCTCGCTCGACGAGGGGCGCCGCGCCCTCGCGCGGTTCGACCCCGACATCTGTCTGACCGATCTCGCGCTCCCGGACGGAAGCGGCATCGACTTCATCCGTTCGGCTCGCGAGAGCTCGCGCCGCGACGTGATCGTGCTCACGGGGAACGGGTCGATCGACAGCGCCGTCCAGGCGATGAAAGAGGGGGCGTTCGACTATCTCCTCAAACCTCTCCGGCCCGCCGAGCTCGGGGTTCTCCTCCAGCGGCTCGAGCGCAAGCGCGAAGTCGACCGGCAGCTCCGGGAGCAGGAAACGCGATTTCGCGCGCTGATCGAGCACAGCTCCGACGCGATCGCTCTGCTCTCGGCGGATGGCGAGGTCCTCTACGCGAGCCCGTCGACGGCGCGCGTCCTCGGCCGCCGGGGCCGGGGTCTCGTCGGCGGGCGGTGGCTCGACCAGATGCATCCGGACGACGCGGCCGCCGCGGCGGACTTCTTCGCCGCCGTCCTCGCGGATCGCGGGCGTCCCGCGACGATCGAAACGCGCCTTCGCGCGAGGCGGAAGGGCGAACGCTGGATCGAGATGACGATGACGAACCTGCTCGGGGAGCCGAGTGTCGGCGCGGTGGTCGTCAACTATCGCGACGTGACCGAGCGGCGTCGCGCGATCGACGAGCTCGAGTACCGGGCGTTCCACGACGAGCTCACGGGTCTTCCGAACCGCGCGCTCTTCCTCGATCGGCTCACCCAGGCGATCGCCCTCGCGCGCCGCGACGGCCGGAAGCTCGCAGTCATGTTCATCGATCTCGACCGGCTCAAGGGGGTCAACGACACGCTCGGGCACTCGGCCGGAGACGCCGTCATCCGCGCGGTGACCGAGCGCCTTCGAGGATGCGTCCGCGAGGCGGACACGCTCGCGCGCGTCGGCGGAGACGAGTTCACGCTGCTGATCCCCGAGATCACGGACGAGGCCGACGCCGTGACCGTGGCGGCGAAGACTCTCGCCAGCGTGGCGGAGCCGTTCCCGATCCGCGGCCGGGAGGTCGCGATCACGACGAGCATCGGAATCGGCTTCTATCCCCGGGACGGAGGGGACCCGGAGTCGTTGATGGCGTGCGCCGACAGGGCGCTCTATCGGGCCAAGGAGACGGGACGGAACCGGTACCGGTTCTGCTCCGCCCTCGAATGACCGGACCGGGGGCACGGATCTTGCGAACTCCCGGAAGGATGGACGGGAAGCGAATCCTCGCGATCGACGACGATGCGGATTTCCGGGAAGGGTTGACCGACGTCCTCGACGAGCTCGGCTACCGGGTGAGGACCGCGTCGAACGGGAAGGAGGCTCTCGAGACCCTGCGCCGCGAGCCC
This window of the Thermoanaerobaculia bacterium genome carries:
- a CDS encoding diguanylate cyclase, giving the protein MPPAGSPAARRRILIVEDDPATRAGLEGLLGDGSSDVATAASLDEGRRALARFDPDICLTDLALPDGSGIDFIRSARESSRRDVIVLTGNGSIDSAVQAMKEGAFDYLLKPLRPAELGVLLQRLERKREVDRQLREQETRFRALIEHSSDAIALLSADGEVLYASPSTARVLGRRGRGLVGGRWLDQMHPDDAAAAADFFAAVLADRGRPATIETRLRARRKGERWIEMTMTNLLGEPSVGAVVVNYRDVTERRRAIDELEYRAFHDELTGLPNRALFLDRLTQAIALARRDGRKLAVMFIDLDRLKGVNDTLGHSAGDAVIRAVTERLRGCVREADTLARVGGDEFTLLIPEITDEADAVTVAAKTLASVAEPFPIRGREVAITTSIGIGFYPRDGGDPESLMACADRALYRAKETGRNRYRFCSALE